One part of the Maridesulfovibrio bastinii DSM 16055 genome encodes these proteins:
- a CDS encoding ABC transporter ATP-binding protein, which translates to MPILEVHNLCVTMGVQQILRGVEITVQKNGIVAVLGANGVGKTTLMRAISNIYQVSDGEILFQREDIANIGSDKVVMKGICQAPEGRQIFSNMTVEENLNLGAFHQDKKHYKDDIEYVFDLFPILKERLQQQAGAMSGGEQQMLCIGRALMGRPKLLLLDEPSLGLAPLIIKDIFDLIVRIRESGTAILIVEQNAKAALSVADYGYIMEGGSIIMEGSSSDLISGGHLEEAYMGGKAK; encoded by the coding sequence ATGCCAATATTAGAAGTTCATAATCTCTGTGTCACCATGGGGGTTCAGCAGATATTGCGCGGTGTTGAGATTACGGTTCAGAAAAACGGAATTGTAGCTGTTCTAGGAGCCAATGGAGTGGGTAAAACCACTTTAATGCGCGCTATCTCCAATATCTATCAGGTTTCAGACGGTGAGATACTGTTTCAGCGGGAGGATATAGCCAATATCGGTTCCGATAAGGTTGTTATGAAAGGTATCTGTCAGGCACCTGAAGGGCGGCAGATTTTTTCAAACATGACTGTTGAAGAAAACCTGAATCTCGGAGCTTTTCATCAGGACAAAAAGCACTATAAAGATGATATCGAATATGTTTTTGATCTGTTCCCTATATTAAAAGAGAGATTGCAGCAGCAGGCCGGAGCAATGTCCGGCGGTGAGCAGCAGATGCTCTGTATCGGAAGGGCTTTGATGGGCCGTCCCAAACTTCTGCTTCTCGATGAGCCTTCTCTGGGGCTTGCACCGCTGATTATCAAAGATATCTTTGATCTGATCGTCAGAATCAGGGAGTCCGGTACGGCGATACTTATTGTCGAGCAGAACGCCAAGGCCGCTCTCTCTGTAGCGGATTACGGATATATTATGGAAGGCGGCTCCATAATAATGGAAGGATCATCCAGCGATCTTATCTCCGGAGGCCATCTTGAAGAAGCTTACATGGGTGGCAAAGCAAAATAA
- a CDS encoding RidA family protein gives MSELNFIATEQAPAAVGPYSQAVECDGVLYVSGQLGLNPETMKLADDFKAQAEQSIKNVGAILKEAGCKVSDIISVDVFLTDMNEFKTLNEVYAEFMGDHKPARAAIQVAALPLGGLVEIKCVARKK, from the coding sequence ATGAGTGAACTAAATTTTATTGCAACAGAACAGGCTCCAGCAGCCGTTGGCCCATATTCTCAGGCTGTGGAATGTGACGGAGTTCTATATGTCAGTGGACAGCTCGGACTCAATCCGGAAACAATGAAGCTTGCCGACGATTTTAAAGCTCAGGCTGAACAATCAATTAAAAATGTTGGCGCAATTCTTAAAGAAGCCGGTTGCAAAGTCTCCGACATCATAAGTGTTGATGTATTTCTGACTGATATGAATGAATTTAAAACTCTTAATGAAGTATACGCTGAATTCATGGGAGATCATAAACCTGCCCGTGCAGCCATTCAGGTTGCGGCACTTCCTCTTGGTGGACTGGTTGAAATCAAGTGCGTGGCAAGAAAAAAATAA
- a CDS encoding ABC transporter substrate-binding protein, whose product MKMRNLVFGLAAIAAMLLASTAQADKTIMLGYSLPLTGSHAQYGEVFRNAAKLQLEKFNQSGKLKGAKVEITYEDSKSDPKEAINIARKFVDNEKIVGVLGDFTSTVSMACGRVYGMEGMPQLSATASHPDFTKVSNCQFRNITTQAFEGPFVAKWATSLGYKKFAIIAIQNDWGISAAENFEKGLENLGGEVTSIEYFNPGNRNFRSILTKVERDKPEAIYLCMMYEEGAMVLQQRKQLDIKTPVFGTSSLYSPKIIELAGDASEGLLLSTTFMADSPDPKVVEFVTAYEKAYGEKPNMFAAQAYDAVGIMLDAIAKAGIDVTRSSLRDTLAQTTDYPGVTGNTSFDPETREPVKGLARLEVKNGAFTLAK is encoded by the coding sequence ATGAAAATGAGAAACCTTGTTTTTGGACTTGCAGCTATTGCCGCAATGCTGCTGGCCTCTACAGCTCAGGCCGATAAAACTATCATGCTGGGCTACTCGCTTCCCCTGACCGGTAGCCACGCCCAGTATGGAGAGGTTTTCCGCAACGCCGCCAAACTCCAGCTCGAAAAATTCAACCAGTCTGGAAAGCTCAAAGGCGCCAAAGTTGAGATAACTTACGAAGATTCCAAGTCTGATCCTAAAGAAGCTATCAACATTGCCCGCAAATTCGTTGATAACGAAAAAATAGTGGGAGTGCTTGGAGACTTCACTTCAACCGTATCAATGGCCTGTGGCCGCGTATATGGAATGGAAGGTATGCCTCAGCTTTCTGCGACCGCTTCACACCCTGATTTTACAAAAGTAAGCAACTGTCAGTTCCGTAATATTACGACTCAGGCTTTTGAAGGTCCGTTTGTAGCAAAGTGGGCAACTTCCCTCGGTTATAAGAAATTTGCAATCATCGCCATTCAGAATGACTGGGGTATCTCCGCTGCTGAAAATTTTGAAAAGGGCTTAGAAAATCTTGGCGGTGAAGTTACTTCCATTGAATATTTCAATCCCGGCAACCGTAACTTCCGTTCAATTCTCACCAAAGTTGAACGCGACAAGCCGGAAGCCATCTATCTCTGTATGATGTATGAAGAAGGAGCAATGGTTCTGCAGCAGCGCAAGCAGCTTGATATCAAGACTCCTGTTTTCGGAACTTCTTCCCTTTACTCTCCAAAAATTATCGAACTCGCCGGTGATGCTTCCGAAGGTCTGCTGCTTTCAACCACATTCATGGCTGACAGCCCTGATCCTAAAGTCGTTGAATTCGTTACTGCATACGAAAAAGCATACGGCGAAAAACCGAACATGTTCGCAGCACAGGCTTATGACGCTGTAGGCATCATGCTTGATGCTATAGCTAAAGCCGGAATTGATGTAACCCGTTCAAGTCTCCGTGACACCCTGGCCCAGACCACTGATTATCCGGGCGTAACCGGCAATACCTCTTTCGATCCCGAAACCAGAGAACCGGTGAAAGGGCTTGCACGTCTTGAAGTAAAGAATGGAGCATTTACCCTCGCTAAGTAG
- a CDS encoding sensor histidine kinase, giving the protein MRIRLFWKILFSFWLTFICIVEGVWIIFSINDSQHPRPWEIKIQRSVADVQLNSARSAFILGGIKGLKLLRDSWPESDAARLSFDLESSGKTEISQAHNQSISNTGQIYHTTATRSNGSQIRLNYDTTELVPHHKPGPFNIPPELAILGLLGGLLFSSLLAWYLTAPVWRLRMGFEKLAEGVLDIRLGSLMGRRRDEIADLARDFDKMACRMESIVKSRERLLHDVSHELRSPLARQHIAIGLARQSPARTPVLLDRIEKESSRMDDLVGELLTLSRAEYENRPLDEYFDLEELIKIIVNNSRFEAAQDGIEINFSAPLANENVTIKGDAELMRRALENVIRNAIRHTPSGTSVDVALEIDKTSSRCSIKISDHGPGIPADSSEEIFEPFVRLGQNKSHGSGLGLSIAKRAVTAHNGTINASTDNGSGLTITMTLAVEPEEEQQ; this is encoded by the coding sequence ATGCGCATCAGATTATTCTGGAAAATACTGTTCAGCTTCTGGCTGACCTTTATCTGTATAGTTGAAGGAGTGTGGATAATTTTTTCCATAAACGACTCACAGCACCCGAGACCTTGGGAAATAAAAATTCAACGCTCCGTGGCAGATGTCCAGTTGAACTCCGCCAGAAGTGCATTCATTCTCGGAGGAATAAAAGGTCTTAAGCTGTTGCGTGACTCCTGGCCGGAATCTGATGCGGCACGGCTGAGCTTTGATCTTGAATCTTCCGGCAAAACTGAAATTTCTCAAGCACACAATCAGTCCATTTCAAATACAGGACAGATTTATCACACCACTGCCACACGCAGCAACGGATCACAAATTCGATTAAATTACGATACAACCGAACTTGTACCCCACCACAAGCCCGGTCCCTTTAATATTCCGCCGGAATTGGCAATACTTGGACTTTTAGGAGGCCTGCTGTTCAGCTCATTGCTGGCGTGGTATCTTACAGCTCCGGTATGGCGGCTGCGTATGGGCTTTGAAAAACTAGCCGAGGGAGTTCTTGATATAAGACTGGGAAGCCTGATGGGTCGCCGCCGTGATGAAATAGCCGACCTTGCCAGAGATTTTGATAAAATGGCCTGCCGCATGGAATCCATAGTTAAATCAAGAGAACGTCTTCTGCATGATGTTTCTCATGAACTGCGGTCACCACTGGCACGGCAGCATATTGCCATCGGACTGGCACGGCAGTCTCCGGCGCGCACCCCGGTTCTGCTGGATAGAATCGAAAAAGAATCATCCCGCATGGATGATCTTGTAGGTGAACTGCTGACCCTCTCCAGAGCGGAATATGAAAACCGCCCCCTTGATGAATACTTCGATCTTGAAGAACTTATCAAAATCATAGTCAACAACTCCAGATTTGAAGCAGCTCAGGATGGAATTGAAATAAATTTCTCAGCCCCGCTGGCAAATGAAAATGTCACAATAAAAGGGGATGCGGAGCTTATGCGAAGGGCTTTGGAGAATGTCATCAGAAACGCCATAAGGCATACTCCCAGCGGAACATCAGTTGATGTTGCGCTTGAAATTGATAAAACATCCAGTCGGTGCTCGATTAAAATCAGTGATCACGGTCCCGGAATTCCGGCAGATTCCAGCGAAGAAATTTTTGAACCTTTTGTCAGGCTGGGGCAGAATAAATCACATGGCTCCGGATTAGGACTTTCCATAGCAAAAAGGGCTGTAACCGCACATAATGGAACAATTAATGCAAGTACAGATAACGGTTCCGGATTGACAATTACCATGACTCTGGCAGTGGAACCGGAAGAAGAACAGCAATAA
- a CDS encoding branched-chain amino acid ABC transporter permease — MNINAKNKIRSRIITLAVLILVLAVVPGILSVLGKSYYIQVANSALIFCILAASMNLITGTSGLLCLGHAAFFGIGAYAAALAATDLGLPFWVTLPLGGIAGGIAGILVALPTMRLISIYFSVATLGVGEIIHVTLLNWVSFTRGPMGVQIYEPITLFGHRFTSLLSVYYIIAVLACISIWIIWKLTNSYFGNALRSLREDDQCAEAMGINVVKLKIQAFGVSTFFAGIAGAILAHSVGYISPDSFQFSESILILAMVVVGGLGSLPGGLLGALLLILLPEVARGLGDFRMIAVGAVMFLSILLLPRGLFGETSAIDLARRQFNSAWNGRQMVGWK, encoded by the coding sequence ATGAATATTAATGCAAAAAATAAAATCCGTTCCAGAATAATTACCCTGGCAGTACTGATCCTTGTTCTTGCTGTTGTTCCGGGTATCCTCTCAGTACTTGGCAAAAGTTATTATATACAGGTCGCAAACTCGGCTCTCATTTTCTGTATCCTTGCAGCCAGTATGAATCTCATTACCGGAACTTCCGGCCTGCTCTGCCTCGGACATGCCGCTTTTTTCGGAATAGGCGCCTATGCTGCGGCACTTGCAGCAACTGATTTAGGTCTTCCTTTCTGGGTAACTCTTCCTCTGGGCGGAATTGCCGGCGGGATTGCTGGAATTCTTGTCGCCCTGCCCACGATGAGGCTTATCAGTATTTATTTTTCCGTGGCCACGCTGGGAGTGGGGGAGATAATTCATGTTACGCTGCTGAACTGGGTTTCCTTTACTCGCGGCCCCATGGGTGTTCAGATTTATGAACCAATCACCCTTTTCGGACACAGATTCACAAGCCTGCTTTCAGTTTATTATATAATAGCTGTACTGGCCTGTATTTCCATCTGGATTATCTGGAAGCTGACTAATTCTTATTTCGGCAATGCTCTCCGTTCTCTGCGGGAAGATGATCAGTGCGCCGAAGCGATGGGCATAAATGTTGTTAAGCTTAAAATTCAGGCCTTTGGTGTGAGCACTTTTTTTGCCGGTATAGCCGGGGCCATTCTCGCCCACAGTGTCGGTTACATCAGCCCGGACAGTTTCCAGTTCAGTGAATCTATTCTGATTCTGGCCATGGTTGTCGTCGGCGGTCTGGGTTCTTTGCCCGGAGGACTTCTTGGAGCATTGCTGCTCATCCTTCTTCCAGAGGTCGCCAGAGGTCTTGGTGATTTTCGTATGATCGCTGTCGGAGCAGTTATGTTCCTTTCTATCTTACTGCTCCCCAGAGGTCTTTTCGGTGAAACTTCAGCCATTGATCTGGCTCGCAGGCAGTTTAACTCAGCCTGGAACGGACGTCAGATGGTGGGGTGGAAATAA
- a CDS encoding sigma-54 interaction domain-containing protein, whose protein sequence is MSENKRYAPLWACPPKGQRNVDPDILEICRDLQRTVTIMSRLAGIDLYIINTDYLCVAGSGFYEAAVGCVSPRDTAIGYSLASGRPTMVADPKVHAACRDCSQRLTCRDLANYTSPIAVHGRIIAAVQVVAFDAEQCAILMEKAEDMTEAITLYLIQSCEADSRLLSALAGSADEIDSSGLERLIGESKAMRSLKDDIIRCAPLDSTVLIQGESGTGKELTAQAIHDLSLRAAAPFVAVNCGAIPEAIIESELFGYAAGTFTGAQKGGKAGLFEHAEGGTLFLDEIAELPLQLQVKLLRVLQERKVMRLGGRQEHSFDVRIIAAANVDVADMARDGKFRQDLYFRLSVIPLYVPALRERDGDIELLVHHFARLYARRRNEPQPAVDPELMKRFISYRWPGNVRELKNFVEYGINFRKGRVLDLRTLEERFNNAEKSQHLDHNPFNPLSAGSCPGNITTGSNETDVLKPEVSDKDFSERQTLSSCLSKYGSGLEGKRRTAEELGISLATLYRKIKKYSLQDAYRYDVGSQ, encoded by the coding sequence ATGAGTGAAAATAAGCGTTATGCACCGTTATGGGCCTGTCCTCCCAAGGGACAGCGAAATGTTGACCCTGACATTCTTGAAATTTGCAGGGACCTGCAAAGAACTGTGACAATCATGTCCAGACTTGCCGGGATAGATCTTTATATAATCAACACAGACTATCTATGTGTGGCAGGGTCAGGATTTTATGAAGCTGCTGTAGGGTGTGTCAGCCCAAGAGACACGGCCATAGGTTACAGTCTGGCCAGCGGTCGTCCGACTATGGTCGCGGACCCCAAAGTCCACGCTGCCTGCCGGGACTGCTCACAACGGCTTACCTGCCGCGACCTTGCCAACTACACTTCGCCCATTGCGGTCCACGGCAGAATCATAGCTGCGGTTCAGGTCGTTGCTTTTGATGCGGAGCAATGCGCAATTCTGATGGAAAAAGCAGAAGACATGACTGAAGCCATCACACTTTACCTCATTCAAAGTTGTGAAGCTGATTCACGGCTGCTTTCAGCCCTCGCAGGGTCGGCTGACGAGATCGACAGCTCCGGCCTTGAAAGGCTTATCGGTGAAAGTAAAGCAATGCGTTCCTTAAAGGACGACATAATCCGCTGCGCTCCCTTAGATTCAACTGTTCTCATTCAGGGCGAGTCAGGAACAGGAAAAGAGCTTACGGCGCAGGCCATACACGACCTTTCGCTCAGGGCGGCGGCTCCTTTTGTCGCCGTAAACTGCGGGGCTATTCCGGAAGCAATTATTGAAAGCGAACTTTTCGGGTATGCCGCCGGAACTTTCACCGGAGCCCAGAAGGGCGGTAAAGCCGGACTCTTTGAACATGCCGAGGGCGGCACCCTGTTTCTGGATGAAATTGCGGAACTGCCGCTTCAATTACAGGTAAAACTGCTCAGGGTGTTGCAGGAACGCAAAGTTATGCGCCTCGGCGGGCGTCAGGAACATTCTTTCGATGTGCGCATTATTGCGGCCGCAAACGTTGATGTTGCCGACATGGCCAGAGACGGAAAATTCCGGCAGGATCTATATTTCAGGCTGTCTGTAATACCTCTATATGTTCCGGCATTACGGGAAAGAGACGGAGACATAGAACTTCTTGTTCATCACTTTGCAAGGCTATACGCCAGACGCAGAAATGAACCCCAGCCGGCGGTTGACCCGGAACTTATGAAAAGGTTCATTTCATACCGCTGGCCCGGAAATGTCAGAGAACTTAAAAACTTTGTAGAATATGGGATCAATTTCAGAAAAGGTCGGGTGCTGGACCTCAGAACCCTTGAAGAAAGGTTCAACAACGCTGAGAAATCACAACATTTGGATCATAACCCTTTCAATCCGCTGTCAGCAGGTTCATGCCCCGGCAATATCACCACCGGAAGCAATGAAACTGATGTGTTAAAGCCTGAGGTTTCAGATAAGGATTTCTCGGAACGACAGACTCTCAGCAGCTGCCTGTCTAAATACGGTTCAGGACTGGAAGGTAAAAGACGCACAGCTGAAGAACTCGGCATAAGTCTGGCCACGTTATACCGTAAAATTAAAAAATACAGTCTTCAGGATGCTTACCGCTATGATGTAGGATCACAATAG
- a CDS encoding serine dehydratase subunit alpha family protein: MDLHAFFNNEVKPALGCTEPGAVAFAASSGASYLAGPPRHIHLRLSANIYKNGQSVGIPGTSGLRGNLLAAALGALGGNPEKGLLSLEDIDEKCIAQATEMLEAGSLTQEVVHDAPNVYAEVELIRQGESVTAVVAHAHDNLIEVTRNKQTVYEGQECESGSGRLPQYINELMKLNFNDLWDLAGQISSEDEAFLLKGVEMNLNIAKEGLEKPWGLGSGFVVYEDIQNKDLGQTIRAWSAAAADVRMDGGQWPVMSSAGSGNHGLTAIIPPALAAKAWGKSDRELAEAIALSHLVTGAVKAKTGRLTPVCGCSIAAGAGAAAALTRLAGGTPDQAEQASAYVLSSLMGMVCDGAKGTCALKVGTASGEAYQAMKLATSGRKLTSQQGIIGPDFRNNTTAVGELSGVGFAAVDAVILRLLDRPSSPAA, encoded by the coding sequence ATGGATCTTCACGCATTCTTTAACAACGAAGTAAAACCGGCTTTGGGATGCACAGAACCAGGCGCAGTTGCTTTTGCAGCCAGTTCCGGTGCAAGTTATCTGGCTGGACCGCCTAGACACATTCATCTTCGCCTGTCAGCCAACATCTACAAAAACGGTCAATCCGTGGGGATTCCGGGAACTTCAGGACTGAGAGGAAACCTCCTTGCTGCCGCTCTCGGTGCTCTGGGTGGCAACCCTGAAAAGGGATTGCTGTCTCTCGAAGACATCGACGAAAAATGCATTGCACAGGCAACAGAAATGCTTGAGGCAGGAAGCCTGACTCAGGAAGTTGTTCACGATGCCCCTAATGTCTATGCCGAAGTAGAGCTGATAAGGCAGGGCGAAAGCGTAACAGCTGTAGTAGCCCACGCACATGACAATCTGATTGAAGTAACCAGAAACAAGCAGACTGTTTACGAAGGACAGGAATGTGAATCAGGTTCGGGAAGGCTCCCCCAGTATATTAATGAACTCATGAAACTGAACTTCAACGACCTCTGGGACCTTGCAGGACAGATAAGCAGCGAAGATGAAGCCTTTCTGCTCAAAGGCGTTGAAATGAACTTGAATATCGCCAAAGAGGGGCTGGAAAAACCATGGGGGCTCGGCTCCGGTTTTGTGGTCTATGAAGACATTCAAAATAAAGACCTTGGTCAGACTATCCGGGCATGGTCTGCCGCAGCAGCTGACGTGCGCATGGATGGCGGCCAGTGGCCGGTGATGAGCAGTGCCGGAAGCGGCAATCATGGCTTGACTGCAATAATACCTCCGGCCCTTGCTGCAAAAGCATGGGGGAAAAGTGATAGAGAACTGGCCGAAGCAATTGCATTATCACACCTTGTTACCGGAGCTGTAAAAGCAAAAACCGGCAGGTTGACACCTGTCTGTGGATGTTCCATAGCTGCAGGAGCCGGAGCTGCCGCAGCTCTTACCAGACTGGCAGGAGGAACACCTGATCAGGCCGAACAGGCCTCGGCTTATGTTCTCTCTTCCTTGATGGGCATGGTCTGTGACGGAGCTAAGGGCACCTGTGCTCTAAAAGTAGGAACAGCTTCGGGAGAAGCGTATCAGGCGATGAAGCTTGCAACCAGCGGTAGAAAATTAACTTCTCAGCAGGGAATAATCGGACCAGACTTCAGAAATAATACAACTGCCGTGGGTGAATTATCCGGTGTAGGATTCGCCGCGGTCGATGCAGTAATACTTCGCCTTCTGGACAGACCCTCAAGTCCGGCTGCCTGA
- a CDS encoding MarR family winged helix-turn-helix transcriptional regulator, with protein MKYNFSDKFENSYDLAAFLRYASRLISRSCHHRSCNGLRGRGFIGNHSQGRVLKILKENGSMVQGDLLEIMDVRSSSLSELLSKLESKGLIKKERSETDRRSFIISTTNVADELMDDITSLDMEAAEKIFSCLNDDEKENLHNTLKKIVVSLQDESAYGKNCGHGHGGHGGGRHSGRRHHGCGHGKGKIDA; from the coding sequence TTGAAATATAATTTTTCAGATAAATTTGAGAATAGTTACGATCTGGCGGCATTTTTGCGCTACGCTTCAAGATTGATTTCACGTTCATGCCATCATAGAAGTTGTAACGGCCTGAGAGGAAGAGGATTTATCGGAAATCATTCTCAAGGGCGTGTGCTTAAAATTCTCAAAGAGAATGGTTCCATGGTTCAGGGAGATCTGCTTGAAATTATGGATGTCCGTTCATCTTCGTTAAGCGAGCTTTTGAGCAAGCTTGAATCAAAAGGCTTAATTAAAAAAGAAAGAAGTGAAACAGACAGACGCAGTTTCATAATCAGCACTACAAATGTAGCGGATGAGCTGATGGACGACATCACCTCGTTGGATATGGAAGCAGCAGAAAAAATTTTTTCCTGCCTGAATGATGATGAAAAAGAAAATCTACACAATACCTTGAAGAAAATTGTAGTTTCGCTTCAGGATGAGTCTGCTTATGGAAAAAACTGCGGGCATGGTCATGGTGGGCATGGCGGCGGCAGACATTCAGGAAGAAGGCATCATGGCTGCGGTCATGGCAAAGGAAAAATAGATGCCTAG
- a CDS encoding ABC transporter ATP-binding protein, with translation MSEVILETKGLTRRFGGLVAVDNVDMAISSGELVGLIGPNGAGKSTFFNCLTGFYPPSDGEVLFKGKSITGLKPYQVSKLGIGRTFQNLRIMPNMTVFDNVSIGAIGSVGHSLRRAISPFRCKKDEQISERTWEILRRVKLDSLSSELAANLSYGKRKYLEIARALATAPKLLILDEPAAGLNENETAELADFIQELNSEGIPILLVEHDMGLVMGICHRVMVLALGKKIADDTPQAVQQDPAVLEAYLGGEECQY, from the coding sequence ATGTCGGAAGTTATACTTGAAACAAAAGGACTGACCCGCCGTTTCGGTGGTCTGGTCGCTGTTGATAATGTTGATATGGCTATCAGTTCCGGGGAGCTGGTAGGGCTTATAGGGCCGAATGGAGCCGGGAAAAGTACTTTTTTTAACTGTCTTACCGGATTTTATCCTCCAAGTGACGGAGAAGTTCTGTTTAAGGGAAAATCCATCACCGGTCTCAAGCCTTATCAGGTTTCAAAACTCGGAATAGGCAGAACATTTCAGAATCTGCGTATTATGCCTAATATGACTGTTTTTGATAATGTATCCATAGGAGCCATAGGCTCTGTTGGTCATTCTCTGCGCCGGGCCATAAGTCCTTTTCGCTGTAAAAAGGATGAACAGATAAGTGAGCGTACCTGGGAAATTTTAAGGCGCGTAAAGCTCGATTCCCTAAGCAGCGAACTTGCAGCCAACCTTTCATACGGAAAACGTAAGTATCTTGAAATTGCAAGGGCTCTGGCAACGGCTCCCAAGCTGCTTATTCTTGATGAGCCAGCCGCAGGGCTTAATGAAAACGAAACAGCCGAACTTGCTGATTTTATTCAGGAGCTTAATTCTGAAGGAATTCCTATTCTGCTTGTTGAGCATGATATGGGGCTGGTCATGGGAATCTGCCACCGGGTAATGGTTCTCGCTCTGGGTAAAAAGATTGCTGACGATACTCCTCAGGCTGTCCAGCAGGATCCGGCCGTGCTTGAAGCCTATCTTGGAGGTGAAGAATGCCAATATTAG
- a CDS encoding L-2-amino-thiazoline-4-carboxylic acid hydrolase — translation MSEAKLREELYAANENRAIIYKLIFDAMVNEFGLEKAKEVMKKGIYARGAQIAEGLKPFAPNDFKGLCDAFIGGIPDDSKMFAPTVTRCDEGGLDIEFANCPLKNAWKDMGLSDEECATLCEVAGIIDYGTFESAGFDFQMTALPEGSKEKCYLKIREKK, via the coding sequence ATGAGTGAAGCCAAACTTCGCGAAGAACTTTACGCAGCTAACGAAAACAGAGCTATCATCTATAAACTTATCTTTGATGCAATGGTGAATGAATTCGGTCTTGAAAAGGCTAAAGAAGTAATGAAAAAAGGTATTTACGCAAGGGGAGCACAGATCGCTGAAGGTCTTAAACCCTTTGCTCCAAATGACTTTAAAGGACTTTGCGATGCCTTTATCGGCGGCATTCCCGATGATTCTAAAATGTTTGCTCCTACTGTTACCCGTTGTGATGAAGGTGGACTTGATATCGAATTTGCCAACTGTCCTTTAAAGAATGCCTGGAAGGATATGGGTCTCTCAGATGAAGAGTGTGCAACCCTTTGTGAAGTTGCCGGAATAATTGATTATGGAACATTCGAAAGCGCTGGATTTGATTTTCAGATGACAGCTCTACCCGAAGGCAGCAAAGAAAAGTGCTACCTCAAGATTCGTGAAAAAAAATAA
- a CDS encoding branched-chain amino acid ABC transporter permease, with amino-acid sequence MDSYFLMQIVNGLSAGMIYALIAIGFTLIFGVLNVVNFAHGEMYTIGAFAGLVCINSLHWPLALVIIVALAAGGVAGVVLEKVAFKPFRRFQDEASLKSRAMREATLLSSLAFSILIKEIIQHFFGAEMQTIPAGYLLNDPIKVGSLTFSTGQFLILGSSVVMLGGLQYVLFHTRIGLAIRAISNNPLGAKYVGLSVDKTIIATFAVGSMLGGAAGIMVGLYQGAIFPYMGYAPSLKAFVAMVMGGLSSIPGAVVCALILGVCESMATNFMTQGWSDMVAYSFLIITLIFFPQGIFGARRERV; translated from the coding sequence ATGGACTCGTATTTTTTGATGCAAATAGTCAACGGCCTCAGTGCCGGTATGATCTACGCTCTGATCGCTATCGGCTTCACGCTCATCTTCGGCGTGCTTAATGTAGTTAACTTCGCCCATGGCGAAATGTATACCATCGGAGCTTTTGCCGGGCTGGTCTGCATCAACTCTCTTCACTGGCCTCTGGCTCTTGTTATCATCGTCGCTCTTGCCGCCGGTGGAGTTGCGGGCGTAGTCCTTGAAAAAGTTGCCTTCAAACCTTTTAGACGTTTTCAGGATGAAGCTTCCCTCAAATCCAGAGCGATGAGAGAAGCAACTCTCCTGTCTTCTCTGGCTTTTTCGATACTGATCAAAGAAATTATTCAGCATTTTTTCGGTGCGGAAATGCAGACCATCCCCGCAGGCTACCTGCTCAATGATCCTATAAAAGTCGGTTCACTTACATTTTCCACCGGTCAGTTTCTTATTCTCGGCTCTTCCGTGGTTATGCTCGGAGGCTTGCAGTATGTGCTTTTCCATACCCGTATAGGTCTGGCAATCAGGGCCATCTCAAACAACCCGCTCGGGGCCAAATATGTGGGCCTGTCAGTTGATAAAACTATTATCGCCACCTTTGCGGTGGGCAGTATGCTCGGTGGTGCCGCCGGTATAATGGTCGGACTGTATCAGGGCGCAATTTTCCCATACATGGGCTATGCACCATCCCTGAAAGCTTTTGTGGCAATGGTCATGGGCGGTCTTTCAAGTATTCCCGGTGCTGTTGTCTGTGCTTTGATCCTTGGAGTCTGTGAATCTATGGCTACCAATTTCATGACTCAGGGATGGAGTGACATGGTCGCATACAGCTTCCTGATTATAACTCTGATATTCTTCCCTCAGGGCATTTTCGGTGCCAGAAGAGAACGCGTTTAA